The sequence below is a genomic window from Armatimonadota bacterium.
CAAGAAGCCGGTTTCGTGGTTGAACTGGGTGCTGGCTCCGTCAGCGCTCGCGGGCGTTTTTGCGCTTGGCTTTGTGCTGATGAACGGGGTGAACCACCCTGAACCGAAGTTTATTTCTGGTCCTGAAACGCTGGCGACGAAGATCGATCCGCAGTTCGACATCAAGAATCCGAACCAGGTGGATACGAGTCTGCCGAAGAAGGAAGTGAAAACGACTCCTTCGAACCCGGCTCCGACGGTGGCCATGAAGAAGGCTGATCGGTCGGCTTCGTTTGGCGAAACTCACCCGATTATTCGATCTCATCGCTCCGATAGCGAGGGACATGGCCGACGCACGTTTGGCGGTGGAGGCAGATCGGCTCCGGCACCTACGACGAACGACGGCGGAGGCGTGGTTGTGGCTTCGGTCAACAGCGACGTGAAGCATGATGCAGAGGCTTTCAAGGCGACGATCCAAGATGCCGCCCAGATCGACAAGAACATCATGGCGCTCACTTCTGGTGAGATGAATAACGACGCGGTCCGGGTTGCTTTTGGCGATTCGCGACCGATGTTGGACAGCGAAACGGGCACGAAGTTGATCGTGATCGATAAGGAACAGGACTCAGGTGTTGGCGCACCGGTGGCAACCGAGGTAAATAATACGGCAAATGTTGTTATTGGCGGCTAGTTTAGTATTGGCGGGCGCGCAGAGCGGCGTCAAGTCGCTTCCTCCTTCGGAGTCGGCGCTTTGGGCGCGACTGCGGCCCTCTCTAGCGGTGATCTCACAGAACGGTCAAGCGTTAGGACCAGCCGTCTTTATCTCTCAGGACGGGTATGCCGTGGCCAACTCGCTGGTGGTCCAGCGGGGGGCGGAGGACATTATCACCTCCAACGGCCTCACCTACAAGTTTAAGGTCGAAGCGAACGACGGAGCTTCTCAGCTCTGCCTCGTGAAGACGACAACCCTACCGGCGGGTATTACAACGGTGAGTCCGGCGGATGCTTCAGATGGAGTATCGGGGCCTATCATCGCGGTCATGCCGTCAGGCGTGCTTCGGGCAGAGTTGACGGGCGGCGAGAAGATCGGCGTCGACCAGCAGACGAAGCGAACGTTTCCGATTTCCGAAGTTCGGGTCGAGCAATCGGCCCTGCAAATGGGCGGCGCGTTGCTGTTCAGTCAGAACGGACACCTGATCGGCGCTCTGTTTGCAGCTTTGGCGCAAGGCAACGCTCAGAAAGACGGTCCGAGCGCGCAGGGGCAGGTTTACCAAAACAATTCGCGAGGTCAGCAATTTCCCGTTACCAATCAAGCGGCCAACCGTAACGTCTTGGGCCCCCAGAGCATGGTGGTGGCCTATACGCCAACCTGGGAAGTGACGAGCAAGGCGATTTCGGGCTTTTTGAGTCCGGAGAAGAAGCCGCACTACGGCGTGCTGGGCGTGTTCGTTGTAGACAGCAAAACGACGGGTGTGGAGATTACGTCCGTTCAGAAGGGAACTGGCGCGGATGCCGCGGGCCTACAAGTGGGCGACGTGATCATCGGAATCGACGGGACACCGATCCGCAACCAGATCGACTTTTCGCGAGCCATCTATCGGCTCCAGCCGGGAAGCGTGGTGATCGTTTCGATCCAGCGCCAGGGATTGACGCAAACCAAGACGGTTACAGTAGGAGCTCAGCTTGCTGAAGAGGTCTTACGTCAGCAATCCGCCATTGGATCGTCCGATTCCCCTGATATTCATTGATCTGAGGCTCGAACACGAGGTCGGTCTTGGCACCTTGCTGGAGACCGCTGAACGTGTCGTACATGCCAAAGGCAACGCCGCGATAGGTTCGTTTGGAATCGGTCAGCAAGGTGAGGTTGGCATGGCTGCCATCTCCCATCGCGCGAACTGAATTGAGCGTGACCCCAGAAGCGTAGAACACCGGCTTTGGGTTGGCCATGCCGAATGGCTGAAGCTTTTCCAACTCTTCGAGGATGCCGAAGTCGATTTCTTCGTTGTCCACATCAGCGGTGAGCTCGATGGCGGGCACGAAATCTTCCGGCTTGAGGAGTTGAGCTACGTACTGATTGAAGGCCTGGCTGATGACATCGACATTGTTAAGGTCGAAGGCGATCCCTGCGGCCATGGCGTGGCCTCCACCGGAGACGATCGCCGGGTAGTTTTGGATCATCGCCGCGAGGTTGAGACCGGGAATAGAGCGGCCGGAGGCTTTGCCTTTGCCTGATTCGGGTTCGATGCAACCGACGAAGGCGGGGCGATTGAACTTCTCTTTGAGTTTGCCGGCGACTATGCCTACGACGCCGGGGTGCCAATCCTCCTTGAAGATGAGCAGGGCGTTGGGAAGGGAAGGCAGGGATTCGACGAGGGCGACGGCCTCTTCGATCATCTGGTCCTGGACCATTCGGCGATCGGTGTTGTGGCGGTCGAGTTCGAGGGCCAGATCGCGGGCGACTTTGTCGTCTTCGGCGAGGAGAAGCTGGAGGGCGAGGGCGGCGTCGTCGATTCGACCGGCGGCATTGAGGCGCGGGCCGAGCTTGAAGCCAACATCGTAGGATGCCACGCGCCCCTTGATCTCGGAAACCTCTTTGAGCGCCATGAGCCCTTTCTTTTTGGATTCGGATAGCCGTTCAAGGCCGAACTTGGCAATGATGCGGTTGTCGCCGATGAGAGGCATGACGTCGGCGATGGTGCCGAGGGCGGCGAGATCAAGATAGTTTCGGCGGTAGCTGTCCACCGACTTGGGGTCGAGTTCCCGCGCAATGCCCTCGCAGAGTCGGAAGACGACGCCGGCGCCGCTGAGGTCGCTGAAAGGATAGCGCGAATCGGATCGGTGGGGGTTGACGACGGCTTGAGCGTTGGGGAGGGTTTCTTTGAGTTCGTGGTGGTCGGTGACGACAACCCGCATGCCGTGGGCAAGGGCGGCTTCGACCTGGTCGTGGGCACCGATACCGCAGTCACACGTGAGGAAGACCTTCGCGCCGCGCTCTTTGGCTTCGTGGACCAGCGCCATGTTGATGCCGTAGCCTTCTTTGGTGCGGTGGGGGACGTGGGTGTGGGCATTGCAACCGATCTTCTTGAGGAATCGGTCGAATATGGCGGCGGAGGTGACCCCATCGACGTCGTAGTCGCCGTGGACGAAGATCAGATCGCCGGATTCCTTGGCGCGGAGGATTTCATCGACGGCCTTGCGGTAGTCGGGAAGGAGTTCGGGTTCGCCGAGGTCGTCGAGGGACGGATTCAGGAATCGCTCGGCCTGGGCGGGACTCGTGTAGCCACGCTGAACCAAGACTTTGGCGGTGAGGCGATGGATTCCGAGGTCCTTCACCAACTTTTCGACGGCAACCGGATCGATATCCGGGAGAACCCATCTTTTGCCAGTGGAGGAAGTCAACATTCAAATATGGAGTCTCCCTCGATGGCGAGGGAGACGAAACTAAAGTTTTTCGACTTGGTCGAAGTCGAGTTCGACGGGGGTGTCGCGTCCGAAGATGTTGATGAGAACCTTCAGCTTCTCCTTTTCGGTGCTGACTTCTTCGATCTTGCCGCTGAAATCGCTGAACGGTCCCGCTACGACGCGAATATTCTCGCCCTTGTTCCACGCAACCTTCGGCGCCTCTTGGCTGGCCTCAAGGTTGGACATGATGCGGGTGACTTCGTAGTTCTCCAGCGGGATCGGCTTGTTGCCGGACTGGACGAACCCAGTGACGCCGCTGGTAGATTTGACCAGCTTGAAAGCGTCGTCGGTGAGCATCATGTTGACGAGGATGTAGCCGGGGAAGACCTTTCGATCCTTTTCGACTCGCTTTCCGTTTCTCGTGTGAAGTTCCTTTTCCGTGGGGATCAGGATTTCGAAAATGTCATAGTCCCACAGCCCTTCGACCTGAGCTCGTCGCGTCAGAACGTCGCGAACCTTATTCTCATGTCCGGCAATGGTGTGAACTGCGTACCAAGATTTTGGCATGGTTATTTGCCCCCGGTTTTGATGATAAGGCCGATCAAGGTATCAAAGACGTAACCGAGTCCGGTCATCATCACGATAAGCAGAAGACAAACCACAACGACGACGCCAAACAGACGGTTGGTTTCCTGGTAGGTAGGCCACGTTACCTTCCGCATTTCGCGCTTGACACCCTCGAAAAAGGATTTCACGCCCCGCTTCGCCTTTGGAATGGGTAACGACCTAGAAGTTTGTTCCGACATATACAGTTTTGCCCGCTTCTTTTTAGGGGGAATTGATAGATTACCTTTAGTAGGACGCCAAAGGCTAGCGGGTTATCGCGTGGATTTTGAACTTCTTGATGCCGTCAGGAGCTTCGAAGCTGACGGTTTCGCCCGGTTGGCCGCCAAAGAGGGCAGTTCCCATGGGCGATTCGGAGCTGAGATAGTCCTTATCGGGGTCGGCTTCGATCGACGAAACGACCCGTACCTCGAAGGTGTCGCCATATTCGAGGTCTTCGATTTTGACGACGGATCCGATTCCGACGTGGTCGACGGGGATGTTATCCGGCACCAGTTCAGCCGCGTGGCTGAGAATGGACTTCAACTCCGCGATCCGATTTTCGACGAAAGCCTGCTCGGTCTTGACTTGGTCCAGCTCGGAGTTGTCCTCGCTGAACTCGCCGTGCTGCTGACTTTCTCGGATGCGCTCGGCAATTTCGGCTCGGGTCTCACCGGTCAAACGTGCTAGCTCCGTGCGCAAGGAGGCGTATCCTTCTGAGGTTAGAAAGATCGTTGAACCCTGGTCTAGAATTAGTTCCGCTTCACTCATATGTTTGTGTTCCGCACCCCGAGGGCGAGAGTATAGCCCAAATGCAGTTATGGTCTATACGAATTCTTTGTATCAGACGTTCAAAACTTGAGGAAAATTCCACCTTTTTCCCAAAGTAGTGTCATCATGACAGGAGTCTCTACGTAACTTCACGATGAAAAGACTCCAAATTATGAAGAAGATTGTGGCGGCCATGTTGGGTCTTTTTGCCTGCATCGCCTTTGGCCAACCGAAAGGACCCTCCAACTTCTTCAAAACCCTCAAAATCGAAGCGACCATCGTGGTGAAAAAGCACCCGATGGGATCCGACCTTGTCGAGCTGACGATCTTAGGGACGAAATTTCCAGCGGAAGGCGTGCAGGAGAAACTGGACGCACTGGCCAAGGAATTGGGAGACCAGCCGCGCGGGGTGCAGACCTCGATCGTGGACGGTCAATTCGTGAAGTCTTCGTTCGCGATCAACGGAATCATTCAGACGAACCCTTTGAGGTTCAACTTGGTGGCGTTGGCGCGGGCAATGGCGTTTGGGCAATATCCGATCAAATCCTTTAGCGTTCTCTTCGACGGTTGCAGCCCGGGCGGCAAGACGGTTGCGGCGTTCGACCCGGTCGATGGGTCGTGGAAATTCGAAGGGGTAGCGACGCGGAGTCCCCTAGCGATCGAGTACCGAGTGCAGGTCAATGCCGACAAGCCAGAGGCGATCACGCTACCGGATGAGAACACCCGGCCAAAGGCACCGGCCCCCGAACAGAAAAATCCTGCACAATTCTATATCTGGGCGGGGATTATTGTGGGTGCGTTGGCTATTGGGCTGTTGGTATACTCCGCGCTATTGCGACCACGCCCACGGGGCCGCTGATTTCGGGTAATTTTTTCGAGGAAAGGTTCACTAAATGTTTGACGCAAATTCTCTCACGCTAGTACAGCTCTGCGAAATGGGCTTCGAAAAGGGCTCATCGGACGTTATGGTTAAGGGCGAACGAAAACCAGCTATGAAGCTTCATAGCTCGGTCTACGAACTTCACCCTGATCTACCAGCTATCGACCCGGTTAATGCGAAGAGAATGATCTATGACGTGATGAACGAGCGTCAGAAGAAGATTTTCGAAGAATGCTTTGAAATGGACCTCGCGTTCGAAGTTCCGGGCAAGTGCCGCGTTCGCTGCAATATCTATATGGCGAAGGGTTGTCCGGCCGTCGTTATGCGAACGATTCCGTTTAAGATCCGAAGTCTCGAAGAATTGGGCATGCCGAGCGTTCTCGGCGAACTGACCCGCCACAAGATGGGCCTGATTCTCGTTACGGGTCCTACGGGTTCCGGTAAGACAACGACGCTGGCGGCGATGTTGGACATCGTCAACCGCGAGCGACCCTGCCACCTGGTCACCATCGAAGACCCGCTCGAGTACGTCCACTTCGACAAGCAGGCGTACGTCAGCCAGCGCGAAGTCGGCATCGATACCATGGACTTCCAGCCGGCGCTTCGTGCCGCTCTTCGTGAAGCTCCCGACGTCATCCTCGTTGGTGAAATGCGCGATACCACGACCATGGGCGCGGCCCTCCAGGCCGGTGAAACGGGCCACTTGGTTTTCTCCACGGTTCACACGTCCAGCGCCTATGAGACGATGGACCGAATCATCAACATGTTCCCGCCGCACGAAAAGCAGCACCTCTGCCAACGAATGGCGAACTCCCTCCGCGCAATCATTGCCCAGAAGCTGGTTCCGACGGCCGATGGAAACGGACGCGTTTGCGCGGCTGAAATTCTGATTTGTACTCCGACGGTTACGAAGGCTATTGAAGACGGCCACTTCAGCGACCTGTATCAGCACATGAACGAAGGCACCTATTGGGGCATGCAGACCATGAACCAAAGCCTTCTGAAGTATGTGCGTGCGGGCATCATTACTGAAGAAGTTGCTATCCATAATGCCGGTGTTGCTTCTGAATTGAAGCAAATGCTTCGAAGATAACTAGTAAGGTTGGGACATTGGTGTTATGCTAATTTCACCTGTCCCATGAGGAGGAATTTTGGCGTTACCCATCGATGATCTGTTGCGCGATCTGGTCGAGAAGGATGCTTCGGATCTGCATCTGAAGGCGGGGGCAGCCCCGTACATGCGGATACGAGGCAATCTCGTCCGTTTGGACGTGCCTCCGGTCAGCGCCGAAGAACATAATAACCGCCTCTACAGCATCCTTAATGAGGAACGACGGCACCGCCTTGAGACCATTAAGGAAGTTGATCTCAGCTACAACGTTCCGGGGCTGGCTCGGTTCCGCGTCAACATGTTTTGGCAGCGGGGCAACATCGGCGCGGTCTTCCGCGTGATCCCGTTCAACATTCGCACCATCGATGAGTTGGGTCTGCCGCAGATTTGTAAGCAGATCGCGCTCCTCCAACGCGGCTTGGTGTTGGTGACGGGCCCAACCGGCTCGGGTAAATCGACTTCTTTGGCGGCGATGATCAACCATGTGAACCACGCAAAGCGGTGCCACATCATGACCATCGAGGACCCAATCGAGTATGTCCACAAGGACAATATTTCGATCATCAACCAGCGAGAACTCTCAACCGACACCCATTCGTTCTCGCACGCGCTGAAGCACGTTTTGCGGCAGAATCCGGACATCATCCTCGTTGGTGAAATGCGCGATCTGGAGACGATTCAACTCGCAATTACGGCGGCGGAGACCGGTCACCTTGTGCTTTCAACACTCCACACGGTGGACGCGGCGCAGACCATCGACCGAATTGTGGATGTGTTTGAGCCGGACCAACAGTCCCAGGTACGCACTCAGCTTTCGGTTACACTTCAGGCGGTGATCTCGCAGACGCTGATACCGCATAAGAAGGGCGCGGGGCGGGTTGCCGCTTTCGAGGTGATGATCGCAACGCCATCGATCCGAAATATGATTCGGGACGGAAAGACACACCAGCTTCCGACCGATATTCAGACGGGCACACAATACGGGATGCAGTCCCTTGACGGGCACCTTCTCAAGCTTGTCGAACAAGGCGAAATCGAATATGAAGATGCGTTGGCGAAGTCTTCCAACGTCTTCGAATTCCAACATCGCGCCCAACAACACGGCTTGATCGGAGGTGGCTCGCTTGCAGTCCGTTGAGTTTTACTTACGGCGATGCGTCGAGATCGGCGGGTCCGACGTCCATTTCAAGACCGACTCCGGGCACGTTTACATTCGCGTGAACGGCGACTTGCAGTTGGTTGAAGCAGACCCTTTTCATAACCGCGAGTTTCGGAGCGAGCTTTTCAAGCTCCTGAAGCCGGAGCAGCGAGAGCTTTACGAAAACGATCTGGAGCTTGACTTTGCGATCGAGGTGGAAGGGGTTTCTCGCTTCCGCGGCAACGTGTACCAACAACGTGGTTATACGCAGGCGGCGTTCCGAGTGATTCCTTACGAAATCCAGACGATGGAGGACTTGCGACTGCCAGGGGCGGCGTACGACTTTATCGAACGGCCGCGAGGTCTGGTGTTGATGACGGGACCGGCGGGTTCGGGTAAATCGACTTCGTTGGCGGCGATGATCGACAAGATCAACCGTACTCACCAGCTTCACATCGTAACCGTCGAGGACCCGATCGAATTTGTCCACTCCGATATTCAGGCGCTCGTAAACCAGCGCGAACTGGGCAACGATACGAATTCGTTTGCGAATGCGCTGAAATACGTTCTGCGTCAGGACCCGGACGTGATCCTCGTTGGTGAGATGCGCGACCTTGAGACGATCCACCTGGCGATTACGGCGGCGGAAACCGGACACTTGGTGTTCGGCACCCTGCATACGGTCGATGCGGTTCAAACCGTCGATCGAATCGTCGATGTGTTCCCGACGCACCAGCAACAGCAGGTGCGAATGCAGCTTTCGGTCAACTTGGTCGGCGTGATTTCGCAGACGCTCTTGCGGCGGTCGGATGGCCGAGGCCGCGTGGCGGCGTTTGAGACGCTGGTGGCGACCGGTGCGGTGCGAAACCTTATCCGCGAAAACAAGACTTTCCAAATCAGCTCGCTGATCCAAACCGGTGGGCGAGCCAAAATGCAGTCGCTGGACCAGAACATGGCGAAGCTGGTCGAAATGGGCATCGTCACGTACGAAGAAGCGAAGTCCCGAGCGAAGGACCCAGCCGAGTTTGAGCGACTGGTGAACCTGGCGACCCCGGCAGGGCCGAGCACGACCCCAGCCAATAAAGATTCGCAACAAGTCAAGGCGCCGCCCGCGCCGCCCGGAGTCCGAGGCGCACAATTTCGGCCAGGTTATCAATCTAAATGATTGATCCAGCCCTCTTCCAAGAAAACGAACGTACCGCCCCATCCGCCGACGAAAGGATGTTTGCCGATGTTGGTGCGTTGGACTGCGAGTGCGGCCAACGCCTGGAGTCGGTGACCGTTGCCTACGAGACGTGGGGAAGCCTTAATGCCGACCGAAGCAATGCGGTGCTGATCTGCCACGCCTTGAGCGGGGACGCGCACGCGATCGGGTGGTGGGATCGGCTCATCGGGCCCGGGAAGGCGTTTGACACAGATCGGTATTTCGTCATAGGTACCAATGCGCTCGGCGGCTGCCAGGGCACGACCGGTCCGGCTTCATTGGCTCCCGACGGAAAGCCGTACGGCTCGCGATTTCCCATGATCACCATTGGCGACATGGTGGACGTGCAGGCGCGGCTCATGGACCAACTCGGCATTTCGCAACTGCTGTGTGTGGCGGGCGGGTCGATGGGTGGCATGCAGGCGCTGGAGTGGACGGTGCGCTATCCTGAGCGGGTTCGAAAGGCCTTTGTGACGGCGTCGTGTGCACGGCATTCGCCGATGCAGATCGCCATCAACGAGGTTGGGCGGCAGGCGATCCTGCGTGATCCTCACTATCGAGGCGGGGATTATTACGACGGAGAGCCTCCAGCGAATGGCCTGAGCGTGGCGCGGATGATCGGGCACATTTCGTTTTTAAGCAACGCGGCGTTCGAGTCCAAGTTTTCTCGGCGACTGCAGGACAAGGCGGCGTTCGACATGACGTTTGGTGTCGAGTTTCAGGTGGAGAGCTACCTCAGCTATCAGGGCGACAAGTTTACGAAGCGGTTCGACCCAAATTCACTCCTGCACCTGACGCGGGCGATCGATTATTACGACTGGACGGGTGTGGATCGGGCGAAGGCGGAGTTCCTGTTCGTTTCGTACACGTCGGACTGGTTGTATACACCGGAACAGTCGAGCGAACTGTATCGCATGACGAGGGGGGCGGGCAAGCGGGCTTCGTACTATGACATTGACCTTCCTTACGGGCATGATGCTTTCCTCTTGGACGGTGAGCTTCAAGCGGCGCACCTGCGGGAATTTCTGGCGAGCTAAGGGGTGTTTTCCATGCGATGCGGCTTGGGGGTGTAGTTCCGGCTTTCGAGAGCATCGATCACTCGGTCGACGATGGGGCTGATCCAATCGATGTGCGAGAGTGGGCGCAGGATGAGGATGACAAGGGAGACCAGCACAGTTGCGCCGAGAACGGTGCCAAGTCCGGTCCAGAGTCCGGCCGTCATGCGGCTTCGGAAAGAACTTTGATTTTTGAGGAAGGCGGCCAACAGTTGGTTTTGGCGTTCGATCCTTTCGCTCAGTGTGTCTAGCGATTTGATGAGGCTCTTTTCCTGTTCGTCGGTCACATTGGTGTTGACGGTCCCGAAGCCATATTCGGTTGCGCAAATCGTGATAGGATGCAGTTATGGCTGGAAAATCTATTGCTCCATATCTCGTCGTCGACGATGCCAATGCGGCCATTGCCTGGTACGAGAAAGCTCTCGGCGCGACGAAAATCGACGTATCGTATGTTCCCGACAGCGAGAAAGTTATGAACGCCCAACTCATGTTGGGTTCGACTTTGTTCATGCTCAATGATGAATTTCCTGACTACGGTTCGGTTGGGCCGAAGAAGATGGGTGGTTCTTGTGTGACCATGCACATCAATTCCGACGACGTGGACGTGGATTGGAATCGAATTGTCGATGCGGGCGGGGAAGTCGTGATGCCGCTGGACGACATGTTTTGGGGCATGCGCTACGGCATGTTCAAGGACCCGTTCGGACACAAATGGTCCATCGGCCAGCAAACATCGAATCCGACCAAAGAAGAGATGGTGGCAGCTATGAAGTCGATGTAGCGAGATCGATGAGGGCTTGTCCGGTGACACGTTGGACGGTCCATTCGTCCAACGGCACGGCTCCGATTTTTCGATAGAAGGCGATGGATGGTTCGTTCCAATCGAGGACGGACCATTCGAACCGGCCGCAGCCGCGGTCGAGAGCCAACTGGGCGAGGTGGCTCAGCATGACCTTTCCATAGCCGCGGTTGCGGTGCTCGGGCTTAATGTAAAGGTCCTCGAGGTATAGGCCGGGCTTGCCGAGGAAGGTCGAGAAGTTGTGGAAGAAGAGACAGAAGCCGACGGGGACGCCATCGGCGAACGCGAGAAGTGTTTCGGCGTAGGGGCGAGGACCGAAGAGCGCTTCGTCCAAAAGCTCCTCGGTGATGACGCACTCGTGGGCGAGCTTTTCGTATTCGGCCAGTTCGCGAATGAAGCCGGCGACGAGGTGAAGTTCGGCTTGGGTTGGTGAGCGAAGCTCAAGACTCATACTTTATTAGCCTCTCTTCCAAGCCAGCTTTGACGGCGGGCCACTCTTCTCGCAAGATGCCGTAATAGGCGGTGTCGCGCATCTCGCCGAATTGATTGAGACGGTGCTTGCGGAGGGTGCCTTCGTACACGGCGCCAAGCTTCTGTATCGCGGCTTTGGAGTGCTCGTTACGGTTGTCGCACTTGATCGTGACTTTGGCGCAACCCAACTGCTCGAAAGCGTAGCCCAGGAGCAAGAGTTTGCATTCGGGATTGACGAACGTGCCCCGCCATTCGGGGGCGTACCAGGTCATTCCGATTTCGACATGGTCGTCTTCGGGACGAATGTCGAGGTAGCAGGAGGAGCCGACGACTTGGCCGGTTTCGAGGAGTTCGCAAGCGAAGCCCAGCGTAATGGGCGAATTGAGCATGAACCCGACGAAGGGTTCGAACCCGGCTTCCGACTGTTCGGTCGGGATGGAAGTCACGTAGTAGCGAAACGTCTCGATCGGAGTGATCGACGCGAAGGTAGCGGCGTCCGACGCAACGACGGGTCGGAGCCGAACGTGCTTACCGATGAGCGTGGGCGGATTCGACTTGGGGTGCGCGATCATTTCAGGTCGTAGATCGCCGAGAATTTCTCGGTTGCATAGTTGAGCCACGGCTGGGCGTTCATCGGCTCGCCGACAACGTGTTCGATGAGTTCCTTCGGACGCATCATGCGCCCATAGCCGTAGACTCGTTCCACGAGCCAATCGAGAATGGCGCGGTACGAGCCGGATTGAATCTGCTGGTCAACATCGGGAATGTCTTCGCGCAGGCGGTTCCAGATTTGCACGCCAATCAGGTTGCCATAGCTGTAGGTTGGGAAGTAGCCAACCGAGCCGCGGCTCCAGTGGACGTCTTGCAGACACCCTTCGGCGTCGGTGGCGGGGCGAACGCCGATGTACTCTTCGTACTTGGAGTTCCAGGCCTCGGGGAGGTCTTTGACGTCCAACTGCTTGGTGACGAGGGCGACCTCCAACTCGAACCGGATGAGGATATGAAGGTTATAGTGCAGTTCGTCGGAGCCAACGCGGATGAGGCCGGGTTCGACCTTGTTGTAGGCACGCCAGAACTGGTCGGTGTCGACCTCCTTGAAGAACGCAAACTGTTCTCGGAACCAAATCCAGAAGAAGTCCCAAAATTCGCGGCTGCGGCCGACGACGTTCTCCCACGTTCGGCTTTGGGATTCATGAACGGCAAGGCTGACGCCGCCGCGAAGGGACGTGAATTCCCAGTCTGGACGTTGGTTCTGTTCATATAGGCCGTGCCCCATCTCGTGCAGAGTGGACGAGACGACACCTCGGAAGTGCTCGCTGGGCCGGGTGGTCATACGCACGTCGCGCGACGAAAGGTTGGTGCAAAAGGCGTTGGCGGCGATGTCCAGGCGGCCGCAGTCGAGGCTGAAGCCGATCTGGTTGATGATCCGCTCCATCGCCATACGGAGCTTGGTCTGATCCCAATCGCGGATGAGGAAGCTATCGTCGATGGGGCGGCCCTCTTCGCGGATGCGTCGAACGAGGTCGATGGTGGGAGCTTTCAGCGCTCCTAGCGTCTTGACAGCTTCGGCGTGGGTAGAGCCTTCCTCATAGATGTCGATGAGGGCGTCGTAGATGTGATCCTTGTATCCGAGCAGCGTGGCGGTTTCGCGGGCAATATCGAACAGCTCCCGGTAGTGAGGGATCATGGAGGGGAAGTCGTTGGCTTCCCGGCTCTTGCGCCACTGCTGGTAGGCGGCGCTGCTGGCCATGGCTTTGCGCTGGACGAGGGAGGTCGGCAGCTTTTTGGCCTTGGCGATGTCGTTTCGGAGTACCCGCAATTGAACGGCTTCGAAGTCCGATGCCTCGGTGAGGGCCTTCTCGACGAGTTCGGACAGGCGGTCTGAGGTCAGAATCTGGTGTTCGAGCTTTGTGAGGCGAAGGAGATGGTTGCCGCGGGCTCGCTGGCCGCCCGTCGGCATCAACACTTGTTGGTCCCAGTTGAGGAGGCTTAATGCCGCGCGAATGGACCTCGTGTCCTGATAGAGGCTCGCCACCTCGTCGTAAGACCGCATCCGGCTAGTTTATCCGACTGAGCTTAGATGTTAAAGCCCAAGTTGTCGAGGATTGTGCGGGTTGTGATCTGTTCCGTCTGCTCTTCGACGATATCGCTCGACTTGAGGGCGTCCAGACTGCAGTTGGTGGTTCGCTCGCGAACTCGACAGTCTTCGCATTCGGTTCGGTGTCGCTCAAGGAATTCGGTTTCCTCAACGGTTAGGTCTCGGTCTCGCTTCTCGCGAACGAGGTTCCCAAATACGTAGCAACGAAGTCTTAACATTCTAAACCTACCTCCTGTATCCAGACCTTTCGGAAGCGCTCTCGCGCAAAGTGTAACCTTGATCGTACCGT
It includes:
- a CDS encoding homoserine O-acetyltransferase yields the protein MIDPALFQENERTAPSADERMFADVGALDCECGQRLESVTVAYETWGSLNADRSNAVLICHALSGDAHAIGWWDRLIGPGKAFDTDRYFVIGTNALGGCQGTTGPASLAPDGKPYGSRFPMITIGDMVDVQARLMDQLGISQLLCVAGGSMGGMQALEWTVRYPERVRKAFVTASCARHSPMQIAINEVGRQAILRDPHYRGGDYYDGEPPANGLSVARMIGHISFLSNAAFESKFSRRLQDKAAFDMTFGVEFQVESYLSYQGDKFTKRFDPNSLLHLTRAIDYYDWTGVDRAKAEFLFVSYTSDWLYTPEQSSELYRMTRGAGKRASYYDIDLPYGHDAFLLDGELQAAHLREFLAS
- a CDS encoding GNAT family N-acetyltransferase, with translation MSLELRSPTQAELHLVAGFIRELAEYEKLAHECVITEELLDEALFGPRPYAETLLAFADGVPVGFCLFFHNFSTFLGKPGLYLEDLYIKPEHRNRGYGKVMLSHLAQLALDRGCGRFEWSVLDWNEPSIAFYRKIGAVPLDEWTVQRVTGQALIDLATSTS
- a CDS encoding GNAT family N-acetyltransferase, which translates into the protein MIAHPKSNPPTLIGKHVRLRPVVASDAATFASITPIETFRYYVTSIPTEQSEAGFEPFVGFMLNSPITLGFACELLETGQVVGSSCYLDIRPEDDHVEIGMTWYAPEWRGTFVNPECKLLLLGYAFEQLGCAKVTIKCDNRNEHSKAAIQKLGAVYEGTLRKHRLNQFGEMRDTAYYGILREEWPAVKAGLEERLIKYES
- a CDS encoding VOC family protein; translated protein: MAGKSIAPYLVVDDANAAIAWYEKALGATKIDVSYVPDSEKVMNAQLMLGSTLFMLNDEFPDYGSVGPKKMGGSCVTMHINSDDVDVDWNRIVDAGGEVVMPLDDMFWGMRYGMFKDPFGHKWSIGQQTSNPTKEEMVAAMKSM
- a CDS encoding PilT/PilU family type 4a pilus ATPase, yielding MARLQSVEFYLRRCVEIGGSDVHFKTDSGHVYIRVNGDLQLVEADPFHNREFRSELFKLLKPEQRELYENDLELDFAIEVEGVSRFRGNVYQQRGYTQAAFRVIPYEIQTMEDLRLPGAAYDFIERPRGLVLMTGPAGSGKSTSLAAMIDKINRTHQLHIVTVEDPIEFVHSDIQALVNQRELGNDTNSFANALKYVLRQDPDVILVGEMRDLETIHLAITAAETGHLVFGTLHTVDAVQTVDRIVDVFPTHQQQQVRMQLSVNLVGVISQTLLRRSDGRGRVAAFETLVATGAVRNLIRENKTFQISSLIQTGGRAKMQSLDQNMAKLVEMGIVTYEEAKSRAKDPAEFERLVNLATPAGPSTTPANKDSQQVKAPPAPPGVRGAQFRPGYQSK
- a CDS encoding PilT/PilU family type 4a pilus ATPase, whose protein sequence is MALPIDDLLRDLVEKDASDLHLKAGAAPYMRIRGNLVRLDVPPVSAEEHNNRLYSILNEERRHRLETIKEVDLSYNVPGLARFRVNMFWQRGNIGAVFRVIPFNIRTIDELGLPQICKQIALLQRGLVLVTGPTGSGKSTSLAAMINHVNHAKRCHIMTIEDPIEYVHKDNISIINQRELSTDTHSFSHALKHVLRQNPDIILVGEMRDLETIQLAITAAETGHLVLSTLHTVDAAQTIDRIVDVFEPDQQSQVRTQLSVTLQAVISQTLIPHKKGAGRVAAFEVMIATPSIRNMIRDGKTHQLPTDIQTGTQYGMQSLDGHLLKLVEQGEIEYEDALAKSSNVFEFQHRAQQHGLIGGGSLAVR